CTATAAATCTTTATAGATTGTAGGGCTTGTGTACAAAGTTATATTCCCTGAAACTAGAGCCTTTATTATTTTCTCACTCCTTTTTCTTATATGTGTGAATATACTCTCTAATGGATCATTAATTTCATATAGATATAGATCAATCTTTTTACAATCAGTATCACACACTTAAACAACATTATAAACCATACTTTGAATTTTGAAATTAACATAGCATAGGCTCCAAATGCATGAACAAAACATGAACCATCATCCAAGACCAAAGTCAACTAAAATCAAAACTCGACCAAAAGCAGATCATTATGCACATATTCAGCAGACATCAATGATCACATGTCCTTGGCATCACTTGGTACTCCCAAGTTTGCACGGCTCCCTCCTCCCAAGTCCCAAGTATGCTCCTCTCCATGTCATTCTAGATGCCAAGATCTTTTGTCACATCGTCTCCTCAAACGTTCTTACCCTTTCATCCATTCCATTTGGATCCATCATCATGAGACGGTTATCCTCGACCACCATGTCTTGCATCAATTGTGCCTCCACGAGTTAAAGCCTACACTCTACACCGGCCTTGCGCCTCTTACTACAGTTCATCTCTCTCCACCTTGCCAACTTATCATGTTGCTTCACGAGGGTTTATCGGCCAATGGACAGTGGGGCGAAGGCTACATTTCTTTAGGTACTCATGGACATTTGTGATTTGCATGCTGGCCTTTGGGTCGTGGCTAGGGATTTCAACCTCTTGGTTAACCTTGAGGACAAGAATAATGTGGTTGTAAACATGTACATGATTGCTCGCATCCGAGGAAATTTGAATAGGCTTGAACTCAAGGAAATTTGTCTCAATGGTCGGAGCTATACATGGTCCAATGAGAGGGAACAACCCACGTTGGAGAACATCGACCATGTTTTCACGGTTATGACGTGGGAAGAGCTCTGCCCCTTATGTCTTGGCTCGATATTGGGGGCGGCCTTATTTGATCATTGTCCATTGTTGTTGGACTTGGACATAGAGGTAAAGATCGGGCGGGGATTGTTCGAATGCTTCTCACACAAGGTTGGTGGTTTTTTGGATGTGGTTTCCAGGGCTTAGAACTCAATCCATGGTTTAGAGAATCCCTTAAGGGTTTTCGTTGACAAGCTCAATGCTGCCGTGAGGGCGCTAACACACTGGGACGATCGTTGGATTGGGAATACAAGTTGCAGCTCACCATCGCGATATAAATCTTTCAACGGCTCGACATGGAAGCAAAAGACAAGGCCTATCTCCCCAGAGAAGTGGGGCCGCATAGAATTCTATGCTCCTGGGGTTATGTTCTTAAAGGATGATTGCGAGACAAAAATAGCTGCGGAAAGGGGATGCTAACACTAGGTTCTTCCATCAACACGCGAGTCACCGCCACCGGAGGGATGCCATGTCTGTCCTTCATGATAATGGTGAAATCGTCACAGGGAAAGATGGCCTCTCGGTGGTCGGATGGGTTTTCCGAGGGTATATTCTGCTCTTATCAGCTGAGGAGTTGTTCCATTGAGTCTACAATGCTTTGAGTGATCCCTATGGGTCACTCCCACCTGGATGGCCCTTTCTCCGCCGATGAGATCGAGTTGGTGGTTAAGTCCATGCCCTTGACAAGACGCCAAGGCTGGATGGGTTCACGGGGTGCTTCTGTTGCTCGTGTTGGCATATCATCAGAGAAGACATCATACGCTCGTTTGAGAAATTTTACAATGACACTAATTCATTCTTTTTTAGAaaattttatattttatttttgtatttttatatCGTGTGTTATTAGGTTTCAAACCAACTCCAAGTATCCGATGGGCTTTTGTTTGTGGTTGCAAAGGGGCCAATGCTCTTACAAAAAAATTGACTTACCCAAATTAGTTCAAGTCGTTTTTTATTTTGCTGCACCGAAAAAAGTCGACTTACTCTTTTtttgtggtggggggggggggttgtaaAAACTGACTTGCTCAAATTGGATTTTTAGGCGACTTGCCCCCGGGCAGTCCCATTTTCTTATGGTCGTCCACGAGCCCATATCAACCACATCTGTCCTGGAGACATGTGCTAGCATTTACCTTTTTTAAACCATTAAAAATATTATTCGCAAAAAAACCCTAAAATTATTTACTAATATTTTTTCCTTTATCGAGAAATACTCATAAACTCAACTTAAGATAGCTGACAAGATCGTTTTGAATTGGAAAATTGTGTTGGCCTTTTTCTGGACGTCCTTTTGAAACGATTCAATACTCGCAAGCCGCTCGCCACGGCCAGGGGCCAGTGGAGAAATAAGATTATCTCGATGCCAAAAAAAAATTCTCACCCTAAGACAGACGAGTAGTACAAGATTATTTTAGACAGAGAACCCCAAAGAAAAGATTATTTTAGACCGACGCGTCAGGGCGCGCTGCCTCCCGCGGGAGGGGCAGGAATTCACCCGCGGCAGAGGATCTCAGCCGTCAGATGCCCCCATCCGCCCTCACATCAACCGTCCCATCATCACGGCATGGCTCCCCACCCACCGGCTCGCGCAACGATCACCCCGTCCGTCAGGCTCTCTCAGCCGAACGTACCACGGCAGGCGAGACCCAGCCGCGTACCGCAGGTGCCGCAGGCCATACATAGGCCCCCTATGCCATACAAGGCCGCGTACCTTGCTTATACGCCGCGGATTCTGATGGACCCAACCGGCATGCAACccacggcctcctcctcctcatccccATCTTTTTCCCCAGGCATATCGCCATTACTGAAACTGAACCAGCCAAGCTTTTtcttccctctctctccactGGGACTGCGGTCAAATCTGAAAATCTTCCCGCCGCTCCACGAGGCAGAAAGGCCCAGGAATCTTGCCTGCGATGCCACCCCGCATGCTGCCACCACCAGCCTCGAGTGAAAACTGGGGCACTACTGTATTGCTGCAAAGCTGGGGAACAGTGCTGGGCTTGCGGCAAATCCTACTAGTACTGTCGTAGAGCAGCACAGTCGCAACACCACAGAAGAGGATCTTTGAACAAAAAAAAGCTAGCCCTAGCTAGGAGCGTGTGTGCCTTGAGAAAAGATCCTTTTGGCAAGGCTGGCACGAGTCCAAGAACACACGCTCAAAGCAGCAGCCGCTGGGACGCTGGACGGAGAGAGAGACTGGGCGGTCGCCGGAGCTGGTGAGAGAGAAGAGTAAAGGGGAGATCATGGCGTAGCATCGAGTGAAGAAAGGCGAAGGTAAAATCAGTAAATCAGCAGCGGGGCAGGCAGCGGGCACATGGGCGCGACGCAGCTTTGCCAGCTCCTACGGCGCCGAGCGAGAGCCCCGCTTTGTTTAAGCCCTCGCTGTTTCAGAAACAGTGGCCGGCCTGCAGCTACATGTGTTTTCAATTGCTTTCTCCGCTGCCCCTTTTGCCTGCTAcgagcagtagtagtagtataaTTTTGTACACAGAAACTTAGAGCCGCGCACATGCTGCTGGGCTCACAGTGCCCGATCGCCGGCTCGcacggaggagaggagagggaggagagccGCTCCGGCCCGGTCTCCCATCCTCGCCTAGCCTAGGTAGAGCATCTCACCTCGCCTctcctgcctgcctgcctgcctcCGGTTTAAACGGCCGGCATCTCCATCAAGTCACTCACCAGCCATGAAAAGTTTTCGCCCAAAAGGTATCATTGTGCATGCTAGGTTGTTTATCCCATCCTTTTCACCAGGTCCACATGGCACCGTGATTAAACCCTCACCCTTCTCCTCCCAACTTTTTACAATATGTGATTAAGATACTAACAATAGGGTAATTAATCACAGTGAACATTGATTTGGCACTGCAACAACAGACAACAATAACGCCACGACAACAGTTGAGAAATCTCTTTCATAAATTTTCTCCTCTTCCTGAAGAATTCAGAACAGACGCGCGATCGAATGTGCTTGGAGAAACAGACCACGAAGCTTAGAGGAAAAAGGATGGTGAAACACATTAGACAAAATTTACATGGGGAGGAGCAAAATGCATGAACATGGGGCTCTAGCTTAGCCAGCTTCTCCTAAAGACAACCACAAAAAATCAGAGCTCGCAGTTTTCCCTTCCATCTTGGGATCTCTTGTTCACTCCAAATCCAAACTAGCTATCTCTCTCAATCTTGTTCTGTTCCCTTTTCTTGGCAAAGGAAATGCTGCCTAGTAGTACAGTATTACCTAATGGAGGCTACTTGCTCTACCGCTAAACCTAGCTAGCTCAGTCAAAACAAGGTCAATTGCATTTGCTGGTGCCAAGATCTCTGCCACTCACGCTGCTTCCGCCGGTGGCGCCGGCGGGATGGGCCGCCTTCCGGCCGAGCGACGACCGCAGCCGCGCGGCTGCGtccttcgccgccgtctccttcTTGTCCTTGAAGAACCCGAACGACGGCCGCGAGCAGACGGGCACGTTGAGCACCACCGGCGTGGAGTATGACCGGTCCATCACGCGCGAGCGGGACCGGAGGCTGGAGTGGACGCTGCCGGCCGGCGAGCTGGAGCTGCGTTCGAGCCCCTGGAACACGATCTTGCCGGAGGAGTTCATGCGCGGGGAGTCCACCGAGGCcacggacggcggcggcggggtggcgggACGGCGACGGGCGGGGCTGTGGACGGCGCGCGGCGGGGCTGAGGCAGGCGGGTGGCAATTGCGCTGGGGTTGGGCGGAGGCGGGCGGGTGGCAATGGCGCTGGGGTTGGGAGCGGACGAGGCGGATTCGGGGCTTCGGGGTGAGGTCGACCGAGTCGAGGGAGTGGCGGGGGAAGTCCTCGTGGTCGTgggcggaggaggaggacgacgacgacatGGAGAAGCGGGAggaggcgagggagagggacgCCTCCGAGTCCGAGCTGTCGCGGAGGAGCGGCGACACCGAGAGGTCCGACGCGGCGGCACCGGACGCGCGGCCGCCGTTCCGCTGGAGAAGGAGTAGCTTAAGGGACCTGGCCGCGGACGAGTTGGACGCCCTTGACGGAGTTGCCGGCACCGGCGAAGGAGATTGCGGAGGCGAGGGCGACGCAGACGGCTTCTGCGGGGTCTGGACCTTCCTGAGCCTGAGGAGCTCCCGCCAGCGGCTGGAGCACGTCGGCGCCTTGGGGGAGAACACGTAGGGGTCGAACGCCTCGGCCACCGAAGGCCGGTGGGTTTTCACGAACTCAGGCGTCGCCGGGATCTCCGCCGGCGCACTCTCCCGCTCCCGCTCAgcctccggcgccgccgcggcAGGCTGCGGCCGGAGGGGCAGCAGCTTCCCGTCTGCGAACAGCTCGTCGGCGGGGAGCATGGTCGCCGAGCCGCCGAAGCTGAACTCGAAGTCGATGAACTCCTTGGACGCGGCCGCCGCGGCGGGCTGGTCCGCCTTGCAGCTGCTCTCCAGCGACAAGGCCTGGCCGCGATCCGCCGCCACGGCTGCAGGTGCGTCGCGGCTGAAGGAGAGGCGCGGGCCGAGCCAGCCGTAGGACACGGCTGCGGGGGCCGCGGCGGGCATGCTGCTGGCGACGGCGGATGCCATGGCGCATCCAAGGTCGGCAGGGCCAGGAGGAGCGAGCAGTACACTGGTCACTGTACTTGGCTGTTGCGGCTGCGGGTGTGGAGCGGAGCGGAGCTGGTGGGAAGGGAAATGCCGAGACAGGGACATCCGGGTAAAGGCGCGCGTATATATAACCTGGCACGGTAATTTTCCTGACAGGCCGGGCCCAGCTCGCCGAAGCAGCAATTTGAGGGGCCGACGCGTGGGGCCTCCCCCTCGTGCCCTGCAGGTGGAGTCGGGGAGTTGATCCGCGGTTAATATTTTTTGACAGTAGGTTGGTGGCGCTACTCGACTAATGGTAGTAGTATAGTGCTGGTACAGTACACCTCTCTCAATCTTTGTGTCTGAATCTGATAAAGGGAAATCGGTGTTGTTTTTGTCTGCCTTTGGAGCCGCGTGTTGCGTTAACAGACAAGCAAACGCCAAGACAGGCACGCTGCCTCTGCATAGAGCAAGCGGCAGTGATAATAATGCACGTAACGTTGCGTTTTGAGCACGCCGCGACAAGGCAGATCTGCTCACCCAAGTGCTTAGAGCATCTCTAACAGAACGGACCCCTTAAACTCAGCTCAT
The sequence above is a segment of the Aegilops tauschii subsp. strangulata cultivar AL8/78 chromosome 6, Aet v6.0, whole genome shotgun sequence genome. Coding sequences within it:
- the LOC109741900 gene encoding uncharacterized protein — its product is MSLSRHFPSHQLRSAPHPQPQQPSTVTSVLLAPPGPADLGCAMASAVASSMPAAAPAAVSYGWLGPRLSFSRDAPAAVAADRGQALSLESSCKADQPAAAAASKEFIDFEFSFGGSATMLPADELFADGKLLPLRPQPAAAAPEAERERESAPAEIPATPEFVKTHRPSVAEAFDPYVFSPKAPTCSSRWRELLRLRKVQTPQKPSASPSPPQSPSPVPATPSRASNSSAARSLKLLLLQRNGGRASGAAASDLSVSPLLRDSSDSEASLSLASSRFSMSSSSSSSAHDHEDFPRHSLDSVDLTPKPRIRLVRSQPQRHCHPPASAQPQRNCHPPASAPPRAVHSPARRRPATPPPPSVASVDSPRMNSSGKIVFQGLERSSSSPAGSVHSSLRSRSRVMDRSYSTPVVLNVPVCSRPSFGFFKDKKETAAKDAAARLRSSLGRKAAHPAGATGGSSVSGRDLGTSKCN